The window GTAGCCGAGGTTCGCCCACTGCCGCACGGCCTCGGCCGGCGCCTCCGCAGCGAGCGCACCCGGGGTCGGCCATCGGTCGAGCCAGGCCTCGAGGTGCGGGATGACACGGGCGACGGGCGTCTGTTGAAGCATGAACTCGCTGACGAGCGTTCCCCACGCCCCGAACCCCTCGCGACGCCAGGGGAGGTCACGGGCGTTGCGGCCGTACCACTCGACCAGCGGCGCGGCGAGTTCGGGCATCACGCCAGCGTACGTCAGCCGGGTTCTGAGAATCGCGTGCGTATCTCTGCGGCGCACTCGGCCTGCGCCGTAGCGTCGAGTGATGGACATCGACACAGGACGATCCACCGCCCGCCGTGCACGCATCCTCTCGCCCCTCGTCGGGGCGGTTGCCGCGGCAGCCCTTCTCGTCGGCTGTACCGCCGCCGCCGAACCGGTGCCCACCGTCACCGAGACGGTCCAGGTCCCGGCGGATCCGTCGCCGACCTCCACGGTCATACCCTCTCCGTCGGCCGAGGCGGGAGCCGATTCCTCCGGGATCGACGGCATCGAGTTGGGAACGCCGTACGACGATGCGGTGGCCGCGGCAGGAGCCACGCCAGCCGAGGCATGCCCGTGGCTGGCGTCGACGGACGAAGACGGGTACACCCTCACGCTCCAGCGCGCCGAAGTCGCCGAGCAGGATCCGCCGGTGATCGAGCTCGTCCAGGTGTCCGCCTCGCCCGTCGACCTCGAAGGGGGGCCGGCGATCGGCCCGTTGACCGCTGAGGGCATCGGGGTCGGATCGAGGATGGATCAAGCCCTGGCGGCCTATCCCGACGCCGTCGAGATCGAGGGAGTCGGCGACCGGCGGTACCTCGCCATCGAATCGAGCGCGGGCGCGGGATCGGTGTTCCTCTCGTACACGGCCGGGCTCGACATCATCTGGGCGCTGACCGCGACGAGCCTCGACGAGCCGCCGTACGAGTCCTGCGCCTGAGCAAGATGAACCGGTCCGGGCCCGAGGGGAGACACGTCAGCCGACGCTCGCGGGAACGTACGCTGGAGGGATGAACTCCCCGAGCCCCTCGGCCGCCTCGATGATGCGCGAGCTGCGCGCAGAGGTGCGACAGAATCTCCGCCGCGGACGCGTCATCGTCGCGGTCGACGGCACCCCCGGTTCCGGGCAAGCCGACGTCGCCGACGCCCTCGCCGCAGCCTTCGCGGAGGAGGGCGAGACCGCGCTGCGCGCCTCCGCCGCCGACTTCGCCGGTGCCGATGGCCGCCTCGACGCCGATGAGCTGCGCCGCACGCTCGTGGAGCCCTTCCGTTCGTCGTCTCCCGGCGGCTTCTCGCTCGCTCCCTCGGCGGAAGCGACCACGGCGCCCGCGGACGCGCTGCTCGTCGTCGACGGCGACTTCCTGCTCACGCGAGAGCTGCGAGGCCTGTGGAACTGGTCGGTGTGGCTCGAAACCCACCCGACGTCGGCCTTCGCGCGGCTCGCTCGCGACGGCCGAGCCGAGGCCGACCCCGCCGCCGCGTCGAACGATGCGCTCCGGGACGCCGCGGCCTCCTACCGGCGTTCATCGAACCCGGGCGCGGCAGCGTCCGCGCTCATCGAGAACACCGATCCCGAGAACCCGACGCGGATCTTCGGAGACTTCTGCTGATGCCCGCGGGAGGCATGCTGCTCGTCGACAAGCCGGCGGGCATGACCAGTCACGACGTCGTCTCGCGCGCGCGGAAGGCCCGCGGCACCCGCAAAGTCGGCCACGCCGGCACCCTCGACCCGATGGCGACCGGGCTGCTCGTGCTCGGGGTCGACGCCGCGACGCGCCTGCTCACCTTCATCGTGGGCGCCGACAAGACCTACACGGCCACCATGCTGCTGGGCGCGACGACCGATACCGACGACGCCGACGGCGAGGTCGTCGACCGCGCATCGAGCTCGGACGTCGCCGCGGTGACGGACGCCGCGATCGACGAGGGGATCGCAGCCCTCACCGGCGCGATCTCCCAGGTGCCGACCACGGTGTCGGCGATCAAGGTGAACGGTCGTCGCGCCTACGATCTCGCGCGCGAGGGCGTCGAGGTGGAACTGAAGGCGCGCGACGTCGTCGTGTCGCGGTTCGACGTGATCGAACGCCGTCGCGAAGACGACCGCATCGAGCTCGACGTCGTCGTGGACTGCTCCAGCGGTACGTACATCCGCGCGCTGGCCCGAGACCTGGGCGCGGCGCTCGGCATCGGCGGCCACCTGACCGCCCTGCGGCGCACGCGGATCGGACCGTTCTCGGTGGCGGATGCGGCGCCCCTCGACGCCTTGGCGGGCGTGCCGCTCCTCAGCCCGGCCGACGCGGGCACGACGGTGCTCGGGGCGCTCGAGGTCACCGCCGACGAGGCGCGAGACCTCCGGCACGGCAAACGCCTCGTGGGCGCCGCATCGCGTCTGCCGGCGTCGCCCGCCGCGGCGATCGATCCCGAGGGCGCGCTCATCGGTGTCGTCGAACGACGCGGCGTCGACGTCAAGAGCGTGATGAATCTGCCGACGGGGGAGAACGCATGATCCTCTGGTTCACGCTCGCCCAGGTGGCCGTGGCGTCGGTCGCGGCCCTCGTGGCCGTGATCGCGGGGCTCGCGGGCAGACGCCCCGGCGACGTCACCGTCGGAAGCCTCGCCTTGATCGAGGTGCTGCTCATCGCCCAGGTCGTCACGGCGATCATCGCCCCGTTCGCCGGCAACCCCCCGACGGGGAGCGCGCTGGAGTTCTGGGTCTACCTGGTCTCGGCAGTGCTCATCCCCCCGGCGGCCGTCGCGTGGGCGCTCGTCGAGCGCAGCCGATGGAGCACCGTGATCATGGGGATCGGCGCCGCATCGGTGGCGATCATGGTGTGGCGCATGCACGTGATCTGGACCGTCCAGATCGGGTGAGCCGGCGGCAGCATCCTTCGCACACGGAGAGCACCCTCCCCGCGCGACTCTAAGATCGAAGAGCCATGGAATCCCGCACTCGCCCCCGGAACATGACCGGCGTCGGCCGGGTTCTCGTCGTCGTCTACGCGATCCTGGCGCTCGCCGCGACCGGACGATCCTTCGTTCAGATCGTGCTGCGTTTCGAGCACGCGCCCCTGGCGTTCACGCTGTCGGCCATCTCGGCGGCCGTGTACATCATCGCGACCCTCGCGCTGATCTTCTCCGCCTCCCGAGCCTGGTATCTCGTCGCGTGGGCCGCGATCTCGTTCGAACTCGTCGGCGTCCTCGTCGTCGGGGTCTTCAGCCTCATCCGGCACGACCTCTTCCCCGAGGAGACGGTCTGGTCGTGGTTCGGGTCGGGGTACGTCTTCGTCCCGCTGGTGCTGCCGTTCGTGGGCATCTGGTGGCTGGTGACGCACCGCCCCGGGCGCGAGGTCGCCGTACCGGAGTCGGAGCCGATGGAGAGGTCGTCCTGGTGATCACGTTCCGCGACCCCTCGGAGGTCCCCGCCGGTTTCGGGCCCTCGGTCGTCGCCATCGGCAAGTTCGACGGCGTCCACGCCGGGCATCGTGCCGTCATCGACCGGGCGAAGGTGGATGCTGCGGCCACGGGCGCGAAGGTCGTCGCCGTGACGTTCGATCGCAACCCCCTGAGCGTGCTGCGTCCCGATCTGTGCCCGGTGAGCCTCGTGGGCGTCACCCAGAAGCTCGAGCTCCTCGACCGTGCCGGCGTCGATGCGACCCTCATGCTCACGTTCGACGAGCAGCTGGCGAGTCTCGACGCCGAAGAGTTCGTGAGCCACGTGCTGGTCGGAGCGCTGGGCGTGCGCAGCGTGCTCGTCGGGCGCGACTTCCGGTTCGGACGCGGCGGTGCCGGCGACGCCGAGCTGCTGAGGACGATGGGGGAGCGCTTCGGGTTCGTCGTGCAGATCGTCGACGACGTGCGGGCCATCGACTCCGATCGGCGCGTGTCGTCGACCTGGATCCGAGAACTGCTCGCCGAGGGCGATGTCGCGGCGGCCGGCAAGCTCCTCGGGGCGGCGCCGTCGGTGTGGGGAGAGGTGGTCCACGGCCTCAAGCGAGGCCGCGAGCTCGGCTATCCGACCGCCAACCTCTCGCCCGACCTCGAGGGATTCATCCCCGCCGACGGCGTCTACGCCGGCTGGCTCATCGACCAGGGGTCAGCCGACGGTCTGCGCCCCGGAACCCGGTATCCGGCGGCGATCAGCATCGGCGTCAATCCGACGTTCGACGACGTCCTGGTCCGTCAGGTCGAGGCCTACGTGCTCGACGAGACCGACCTCGACCTGTACGGGCACCTCATGCAGGTGCGCTTCGTCGAGCGCATCCGCGGCATGGTCGCGTTCGACGGCATCGAGGCGCTGAAGGTGCAGATGGCCGACGACGTCGAGCGTGTCCGGGCCGTGCTCGGCGCCCACTGATCACGCGGACGATCGGCCGAGAGTCCAAGACACCCGGACGCCGCCCTCGGGCGGCCCGGGTGTCTTGGACTCTCAGCGCTGCGGGCTCAGCGGGGGGCTCAGCGGCGCGGGCTCAGTACGAGGCGGCGTCGGTCGCGCCGGTGGGGCCGTCGCCCCGCTCGATCGCGCGGGCCTCACCCAGGATCGTCGCGGCCGCGCTCGTGCCGAGACGGGTGGCGCCGGCGTCGATCATCGCGAGGGCGGTGGTGAGGTTTCGGACGCCCCCGGACGCCTTCACCTGCACGGCGGGACCGACGCTGGCGCGCATGAGGCGCACGTGCTCGACGCTCGCACCGCCGCCGCCGAACCCGGTCGAGGTCTTCACGAAGGCGGCGCCGCCGGCCTCGGTCAGGCGGCTGCCGCGGGCGATCTGATCGTCGTCGAGGTAGGAGGTCTCGAGGATGACCTTGGCGATG is drawn from Microbacterium hatanonis and contains these coding sequences:
- the truB gene encoding tRNA pseudouridine(55) synthase TruB; this encodes MPAGGMLLVDKPAGMTSHDVVSRARKARGTRKVGHAGTLDPMATGLLVLGVDAATRLLTFIVGADKTYTATMLLGATTDTDDADGEVVDRASSSDVAAVTDAAIDEGIAALTGAISQVPTTVSAIKVNGRRAYDLAREGVEVELKARDVVVSRFDVIERRREDDRIELDVVVDCSSGTYIRALARDLGAALGIGGHLTALRRTRIGPFSVADAAPLDALAGVPLLSPADAGTTVLGALEVTADEARDLRHGKRLVGAASRLPASPAAAIDPEGALIGVVERRGVDVKSVMNLPTGENA
- a CDS encoding bifunctional riboflavin kinase/FAD synthetase gives rise to the protein MITFRDPSEVPAGFGPSVVAIGKFDGVHAGHRAVIDRAKVDAAATGAKVVAVTFDRNPLSVLRPDLCPVSLVGVTQKLELLDRAGVDATLMLTFDEQLASLDAEEFVSHVLVGALGVRSVLVGRDFRFGRGGAGDAELLRTMGERFGFVVQIVDDVRAIDSDRRVSSTWIRELLAEGDVAAAGKLLGAAPSVWGEVVHGLKRGRELGYPTANLSPDLEGFIPADGVYAGWLIDQGSADGLRPGTRYPAAISIGVNPTFDDVLVRQVEAYVLDETDLDLYGHLMQVRFVERIRGMVAFDGIEALKVQMADDVERVRAVLGAH